The DNA window TGAGTACCTTTGAACCAATTGTCGGGACTATTTTAGGAATAATAGTACTGCATGAATGCTTTACAATAAAGATTGCTATGGGAAGTGCTTTGATTTTAGTATCTGTTGTAATGGTGACCATGGCTAATAGAAATGAACAGAAAAAAGTTGAATGTGAAAAGTAAAGGAGAAAAAATCTTCTTTGCTTTTTTTATTTCTGTTTAGAAGGTAAGTATAATATATGTGTGTATACGTTAGGTCCATGTAATATGTACAAAAATTATGATAAAAAAGGTGAAATATGAAAATTGTTACTTATTTGTAACCAGTGTTCCTGTATATTTTAGTATAATCATTTTAAAATTAAATGAAGAGGAGTTGTAACAATGAAGAAAATATGGGTAGGGATATTTATAGTAATGATAATATGGGTAGGGGGAAGTCATAAAAATCAAATACAATCAATGAATGAAGAAAAAGAAAAAAATATTACGGACTATTTTATGGTATTAGAAATACCGTATGATCCTGTGTGTGATGGTTTATTGACTCAAGCTGAAAAAGAAGAACTTTTGGCTAAAAGGATATTACAACCTAAAGATGAATTTTACTCAGCAGTAACCTTAGAAATCATAGAATTATCAGATGAAAAAATAGAAATTCGTGGAGAAGTCCAAATTGAGGGGGAGATTTGTTCCACTCATTTATATACAGTACAATTAGTTCATGAAAAAAATCATGTTCCTATGGTAGTAGAAGAAATATCTTTTGCACAACAAAATTGGTTAAGCTTGTATAGGTTTGAATTAGAAAAGAACGAATTAAAAATAATTGGATCTAGTATGCTTGGTGAAGATGTTGGACTAGGTATTTTACCAAAGATAACAGTGAATGATTTTTTAGAGAAGAAAGATCAAATGATTTCAACCTATGATGGTTGTCGTATTTTATATGGACTCAATGAAGATGGTACAATATGGGTAGAACCAGATACTTGGATGAATAAAGACTTTGAAAATAAGAAGATAAAGTATGATATTCACTTAAAATGGAATGGGAAAAAATTTAAAATGATAAAAAAAGAAAATAAAGATTTATGATATGCCCTTGAATAAATAGTATGATGATAGATAAATTTATTAAAAGATAAAAAAAATTCCTTTCTAAGACGATAATAGGATATAGAGATTATAAGGAGGAGTTGATAAATTTGGTTTCTAGGATAAATTTGGTTTCTAGGATAAGTTTGGGTCAAGCAGTGAATCAATACGCTATGAAAAGAAGGGGCTTGAAGGATGACGGAGAAGCGTCAGAAAATAATAGTGAAGTTAGAAAGTATATTCGAAAGGGAAAGTATATATATGAAGTAGATGGAAATGGAAAGGTTATTCAGATTGTAGGGGAAATAAAAAAGAATCAATATGGAAAAGAGCGATTTGTTGCAGTTTTTGGAAAATTAAAATTTGATGATTTGGATAAGAAAGATAGAGGATGCATTAGGACTATAAAAAAAGAAACAAATACATGTAAGAAGTATATTAAGGAAATTCAAAAGAAATCTATGATGAAAACAGAGAATCAATTCATTAATAAAAAATTTAAAATTGAAAGAGAAAATATTATAGACGAATATGATAAGCATTTAATTTGTTTTGGGCAAGAGGGAGAGACAACCTTTAAAGATAATATTGAACAAAATTTAAAATCTAGGAAAAGTGAAGATGATCCTATTAGTGAGGCAAATATAGACGGCAAATAGCTGTCTTTTTATTTTTAAAAGTATATTTTTTACATATATATTGTTCATTACAGAAATGTAAGCTTCAATCAATAGATTGTAAGCTTAATCGATGTTTTATTTAAATAGATTTTTGTATAATAAAATCAACATAAAACATCAAAGGAGATGATGAAAAATGATATTAAATACGATTGTAGCATCTATTTTAGTGATTCCATTTTTAGCAGGGATCTTAGCACCTTTCCTTTTAAATCAAAATTGAGGATAGGAAAAAAATTAGATTTCTTATAAAAAAATAAAAGACTCCTTACTAGGAGCCTTTGTACATAAAATATTTAGATTTATTTTTTACTTAATTTAGAAAGCTCTACGGCTAATTTTGAACCTACCTTGGCATTGTTATATACAAGCTGAATATTTGATGCTAAGCTCTTTCCACCAGTAATAGCTTTTATTTTTGAAAGAAGAAAAGGTGTTGTTTCTTTTCCCTTAATATCTTTTTCTTTTGCTTCCTTAAGAGCATCTTCTATGGCAGTAGTGATCGTTTTATAATCCATTTCATATTCTTTAGGAATTGGATTTCCTATAACAACCCCACCTTTTAAGTTTAAATCCCATTTTGCTTTTAATGCTTTTGCTAGTTCTAATTCAGAGTCAACTTTATAATCTACACCGAATCCACTTTTTCTAGTAAAGAATGCAGGGAATTCTTCCGTACCAAAACCAACAACAGGAACTCCATGAGTTTCTAGGTATTCTAAAGTTAGTCCTATATCAAGAATAGATTTTGCGCCTGCACATATAACGGCTACATTAGTGGTTGCAAGTTCCATTAGGTCTGCTGAAATATCAAAGGTTTCTTGGGCTTCTCTATGAACGCCACCAATTCCACCAGTAACAAATATTTTTATCCCAGCAAGAGACGCAATAATCATAGTAGAAGCTACTGTTGTAGCACCATTTAATCCTTTCGCAATGATAAAAGGAAGATCTCTTCTGCTTGTTTTTAGGATATCGTCTCCTTTTCCCATGTATTCTAATTCTTCATCATTAAGACCCACTTTAAGTCTTCCATTTAAAATCCCTATTGTTGCAGGAATAGCACCATTTTCTCTTACGATTTCTTCAACAGCTCTAGCAGTTTTTATATTTTCAGGATAGGGCATACCATGGGATATAATAGTTGACTCTAGTGCAACTACAGGTTTACCTTCCTCTAATGCAGACTTTACCTCTGGATGGATATCTAAATATTGTTTAAACATAAATTCATCTCCTTTGAAAGTTTTTGAATATTTTCTATGGACAGGGTTGGATTGATGGTTCTCTCATGGGAGAGGGCAATGATTGAAGCAAGACTTGAAAATTTAGCCGATCTTTCTAAAGAAAAGTCATTCAAATGACTAAAGACCAATCCTGCCATAAATGCATCTCCAGCTCCTGTGGCATTGATAGCTTTTATTTGAGGAGTAGATAAAAGAATAGAAGTGTTTTTATTTCTACAATATACTCCGTCTTTTCCAAGACTGATAAATATATTTTTAACTCCTGCATTTAAGAAATAATTAGAAGCTTTTTTTAAATCTTCTTTTGTATGAATTTTTATGCCTGAAAGGATTTCAGCTTCTAGTTTATTAGGTTTTATTGTATGAAAAGATCCTATAAAACCTTTTATCTTCTTCGCTTTTGTAGTAGATACAGGATCAATGAAAAAATCTACTTCCTTAAAATTAGTTACTAGATAATGAAGAACTTCTTCTGGAATATTTGTATCTACAACCACCAATTGGGCGTTTTTTATGATGTGGCTCTTTTCTCTAATAAAATCAATAGTGATTTTATCGAAAATATCCATAGCTGAAATAGCTACCTTCATATCTCCATTCTCATCTAAAACAGAAAGATAGGTGGAAGAAGGTGTATTTTTCAAAGATAAAATATGTTCTGTATGGATTCCAGAAAGTTTACATTCCTCTAAAATCTTGTTTCCGTATAAATCATCTCCTACAGCAGATATTAATTTTGTATCTACACCTAAATGTACTAGATTTTCTGCTATATTTCTTCCAACGCCTCCAAGAGACATTTTTACTTTTCCTGGATTAGAATCATGAAGGTTTAAGGGGGAATGGGTAAAGCCTTGAATATCTACATTAGTTCCTCCTATTACAGCAACGTAAGATTCTTCTTTTACGATATAGCCTTTTCCAAGGATATATCCTTTTTTCATTAGATTTGTAATATGCACTGCCACGGAGGAACGGGTAATCCCCAAATTTTCTGCTAATTGTTGTTGAGAGATGAAAGGATGTTTTTTAATTAAATCTAAAATTTCTTTTTCTCTCAATGTCATAGTTATCACCAACTTTTGATTAGTAAGTAAACTTATGTTTATATTATAACCTAAAAATATAAAAAATGTAAAGGAAATATTTACAATAAAAATGTTCTATGAAGGGTTATTAAAATATTTTTAAAGGATACAGATAGGAAAAACTAAAATTTTTCAAAAAAAGATAACGTGCTATGGCATTTTGTTTACAAAATGAGATTTTTAAGTTACAAACGGAAAATTTGATTTTGATGCTCTAATCGAATTGTTTAATAATAAAAATATATTGAAAAACAATAAAAAAGTATTGAAAAAAGATAATGAACTATGTATAATGAAGATGTAAAATTATGGGGGTGACAAAGTGAACTTACTTGCGTATGGAATAGCCTTATTTATGGCAATATACATAAAATTTATTTTCCGATATGGAAATTTTCAATACGTATTATATATCCTAAAACCTGTAACAAAAGTAGTGGAATTGTTTTTAGGTGTTTCTTTTCAATATTATGAAGGCATTGGATTTATCAATAATGATTTAAAAATGCATATTAGTAGAGGATGTTCAGGGGCGAATTTTTTCATCATGGTATTTTTAATGATTAGTTTTTCTTTCATTTCTAAGATACAGAATAAAAATAAATTACCAGCATTATTGATTTTTTTTACGGTTTCATATGTAATTACAATTATTGCAAATGCATCAAGGATTATAGGGGCTTCTTTGATGATGCATATCATAACCTTCAATATAAAATATGAAAGATTGATCCATCAATCTATTGGGGTTATTTTTTATTTTATAATTTTAATTATTACTTATTATCTGTTTTCAAAAATGATAGATAAAGGAGAGAAGACTCATGAATAAACTTTATAAACCTTATCTGATATTTGTTACGCTAACCATTCCTCAAATTTTCATTTTTATTCTGTATTATAAAATATTTGGATTGATTCATTCAGAATTAAATGAAAGCAATATTGGTTACTGGAAATTTTTATCTCTTTATCTAGGGGCAGCTTGTTTTATATTTACCTTATGGAATATAAATAACTGGATAAAGAAAAAGGAGATCCAACCTTTATGTGCTATTTTGATATTCAGTGTCTATACTATATTTTTAAGTGTTTATTCTTATAAGTATACAGAAATTATTCCTTCTAATATTCCAGCATATATGTTTTTAGGGATAAGACCTGGTATGACTGTCTTGACACTTATTATGCCAGGGCTCATTCATTCAATGCTAATGATGGTGCATTTTACTGTGGAAAAAATGAAAATAGGCAGTAATTCAAAGGATTTTTATCGTATGATAGGTATTCCAGCATTAAGTTATTTGTCTATGTATATATTGTGGGGTGCAAATAATTCTATAAAAAAGATGATGCCTATATTATTTATTGTGAGTATAATAGGGTTTTTCTTCTTTTTCATAAGAATTATTTATAGAATTTTAAAGAGAAAATCTAATTTATGGCAGAAAAATTTAGCTTTTTTAAACCTTGTAGCCTCAGTGATAGGATTAGCTGTAAATCAAGGATTAGGAAATATATTTGGGGATTTTTCACACGTGGGGTTTTATTTATTTGCTGTTATTACAGGGGGACTCATGTTAATTCCTGATAGGGATAATAAAAGAATGAGACTTGTTTTATGGGGATTGAAAAGTATTACCTTTGTTTTTACTTTTTACTTTTTTTTAGTTTTTCTTCCCCTATTACCATTTTCATTGATAGGAATGATTTTTTTAGGATTTGGCATATTAATGCTTACCCCATTGGTTTTAATGTTTTTACATGTACAATCTTTATGGTCTGATTATCAGTATTTGAAAGGGGTATATCCTAGGAATGTTTTAATTACATTACTTTGTATCGGGATATTAACTATTCCTGTTTTTACCATGGTGACGATAAAAAACGATAAAGAAAATTTAGATAAGGCGCTGACATTTACTTATGAAAGAAGTTATGAAGATGATCATGAAGCCAATATAGACCCAGCAGGTGTGAAAAGAGCTTTAAAAAATATAAAATATATAAAAGGAAATAAAAGAGAAAAGATGGATCTTTTCACTACAGACATTCCCTATTTTACTGCTCTTTATCATGAATATGTACTAGATGGATTATCTATATCTAGTCGAAAAATAATGAAGTTAGAAAAAGTGTTTTTGGGAAAATCAGATATTCATTTAGGAAATAAAAGACAAGTAGAAAATAGTAATGAAAATGTATTTATTAAAGACATCTATACAAAAACAGTCTATGATAAAGAAGAAAAGGTGTTAAAAAGTTGGATTAACTTAGAAATAGAAAATAAAGGGAGAGATCAAGAAGAATATGACACCCTGTTTAAGTTGCCAAAGGGAAGTTATATTAGTAATTATTATTTATATGTAGGAACTGAAAAAAAATATGGTTTAATTGCAGATAAAAGAGCTGCTAATTGGATTTATGAAAATACAAAAAAAATAAGGAGAGATCCAGGGATTTTAACAGATATAGGAAATAATCACATGGAATTCAAAATTTTTCCATTCAATAGGGGAGAAGTAAGAAAAACAGGGATAGAAATTATTCATAAAGGACCTATTACCTTTAACATAGATGGACATAATATTGATTTAAAAGATGATTATATAAATTCTTTAAAGAAAGAAGAAATTCTTATCAATCAAGAGATTGCCTATATTCCAAAGGAAGTGAAGAAAAAACTAGAAAAAACAACAAGGGAGCAAAAATATTATTTTGTACTAGATTATTCAGAAGGAAACGAAAATAAAATAAATGATTACATAAAAAGAGTGAAAGATTATATTAAGAAGCATCATATTGAAGAGGATGTAAAGGAAATTGTTGCTATAAATTTTGAAGAAAAAAGGATTCCTTATGATAAGCAGTGGGAAAAAGATTTAAAATACGTAGATGTAAAAGGTGGATTCTTTTTAGAATATACAGTAAAGAGGATAATTTATGAAAACTATATAAAGAATAGTAGTGAGCGTCCTGTGATTATAGTTGTTACAGATGATTTAGACAAAGCTGTAGATGGAGAGCATATGGATGATTTTTCCTTTGCGTGTCCAGAAGGGGTATATTATTATCATTTAGATAGAAATAATAATGTAGAAGGTTACATAGATACAAACAGGAAAGAAAAAGTTATAAATGAAGTAGAGAAAATACCTGTTTTTATTTGGGAAAATGAAAAGGGTAAAACCTTTTATCTATCAGATACAAGAAACGATAGCATAGTTCTTTTAGATGCAGGTTTAGAGATGAATATGGAAATGATGAAAAATTTCAAATGGGAAAATGGATTAGTTCTTCAAGGTTTGTATATGAGCTATGTACTTCATCCAGAGAAATATTATGAAAAATCTTTATCTATTGTAAAAAATAGCATTATGTCTCAGGTCATGAGTCCTATGACTTCTTTTATTGTTCTTGAAAATGAAGCTCAAGAAAAAGTTATGTTAGAAAAACAAAAACAAATTTTAGCGAGGAAAAAACCAGTCCATATAGGAGATATGACGGAAATGGATGAACCTTCTTTATGGATGATGTTATTGATTATGATAGGTATTTTTCTCTTTAGAGAAAAGAAGAGAAAAATGAAAAAAATCAGGTGATGGATAATTCATCACCTGATAGGATTTTAAAAATGTGTAAAGCCTAAAAGATTAGTTATACTAAAACCTAAGAAAAAAACCCCAAGAAGTAAATAAACAATTGTTGCTCCACCATCGCCTATAAACCTTCTTAATCCTCTAGCTTTACGGCTTTCCCAATAAAAGGCTGGTTTGGTTAGTGTACAGATAATTGTAAATATACCTACTAATAAAATAATTATAGAAGTATTCATAATGATTGCTCCTTTCAAAAAATAGTAATGCTTGGAAATTGTAGCATGAAACGACAAAAAAAGCAATAGAGGGATAAAAGAAGAAACTAGATATTGTATTTTTCAGAATAAATATAAGAAAAAAGCACATAATACAATATAATCCTAATAAGAAAGGAACTGTTAAGTTGAATATTAATGAGCCTTTAATATGTCCTAATTGTAATAGTAAATATTTAAAAATGAAGCATGAAGCTACTTATGTATACACATACAAAATAAATACATTAAATAACAAGAATTTTAGCAATCAATCAGAAAATCTGCCCTTTTTATTTGATAATAGAGAAGAAGTTAACTCAAAAGAATATATAGAATGTGAAAAATGTGGTAAAAAATATCCTTGCTCTTTTGAACATGATCATCAAAAAATCAATCTTACCATAGTAAAAAAAGCTATTAGATCTAATCATCAAGAACAACCTGAATTTTGGGGATAAAAAATGAAGATAAGGAGGTCAATGACCACCTTGTCTTCATTCTGTATATCCCCTATCTTTATCTTGATAGGAAGGTCTTTTAAATTTATTCTTTAGTATTTTCTATAGGTTTTTCATAAAATCTAGAAGAATCGATTACATCTATATCTCTTTGCATATCAAGAGGCATTACATAAGCATTTTGTGTTTTTTCTATGATGGGATAGTCTTCTTTATTATAGGTGGAATCAATTTGATCTTGTGGTCTTTCTGAATCAGAATGAATTCCTTTTTCATCTTTCATCGTATCATCTCCTCTGTATTAGTATTTCACAAAGGGGGGAAAGATATGATTTTTGTATTAAAACGCAGGAACGATTGCACCATTGTACTTTTTTTCGATAAATTTTTTCACATCTTCAGATTGTAGTATTTTTATAAGTTTTTGAATTTTTTCACTATCTTTATCTTCAGGGCGAACGGTCACGATATTTGCATAAGGGGACTCGCTTCCTTCTATTAATAAAGCATCCTCTTTAGGATTTAACCCACCTTCTAAAGCAAAGTTTGTATTGATGACACTTGCATCTACATCATCTAATGTTCGAGGAAGCTGTGCTGCATCAATTGGCTTAAAGACTAGATTTTTAGGATTTTTGTCAATATCTTTTTCGGTAGCTTCAAGTCCTGCATCTTCCTTTAATTTGATAATTCCTTTTGTATCTAGTAAAATAAGTGCACGTCCTCCGTTTGTTGGGTCATTTGGAATGGTGATAGTAGATCCATTCTCTAATGCATCAAGAGATTTAATTTTTTTAGAATATAAACCAAGAGGTTCAACATGAACATTTACGGCACTTACAAGATCTAATCCTCTTTCTTTATTAAATGTTTCTAAGTAAGGTAAGTGTTGAAAGAAGTTGGCATCAATTTCTTTCTCTGCTAAAGCAAGGTTTGGTGTTACATAGTCCGTAAACTCTTTAATTTCTAATTGTATACCTTCTTTTTCAAGTTTTGGCTTGATGAACTCTAGTATTTCTGTATGAGGTACCGGTGTTGCACCAATTGTAAGGGTTACAGCTTCATTTTCTTTAGGTTCAGCAGTAGTAGGCTCTTCCTTTTTTGCACATCCTGTAAATAATAAGGATAAAGTTAATAAACATACAAATACTTTCAAAATATTTTTTTTCATTTTTCATACCTCCAATTTATATTTTTTTATTTTTTATTAATGTTTTGTGAAAATCTATTGCCAGCAGTTTGAATGATTTGTACAAGGATAATCAGTAAGATTACTGTCATAATCATTACATCTGTTTGGAAACGGTGATACCCATATCTTACAGCTAAATCTCCAAGTCCACCTCCTCCAACAACACCAGCCATAGCAGAATAGCCTAGAATATTGATAATAGTGATAGTAATACCAAGAATCAATGAAGGCATTGCCTCAGGAATTAGTACCTTAAAAATGATTTGGCTAGGGGTTGCTCCCATGGAAATAGAAGCTTCTACCACACCCCAATCTACTTCCCTTATACTTGTTTCTACAACTCTTGCAAAGAAAGGGGTTGCAGCTATGACCAATGGAACAATTGCGGCAGTTGTTCCAATAGTTGTTCCAACAACAAGTCTTGTAAAAGGTATAATAAAGATCATCAAAATGATGAATGGTAGTGATCTTGATATATTGATAATATATGAAAGAACGCCATTCAGCCATGGATTTGGAAGAATATGATTTTTATCTGTTACAACAAGAATCACTCCTAAGGGTAATCCAAATAGAATTGTGAAAAATACAGAGACAAATACCATATATAAGGTTTCTAATAAAGATGGTGTAAGAAGTTCTATCCAATGATTCATTGTTTTAACACCTCCGCTTTTACATGATTTTCTTCTAGGAAAGATAAAATATCTAATAATTGATGACAATCTACATTCAATTGAATAGTAAGTTTTCCAATAGGCTTTTCTTGGATATATTCAATTTTCCCAGAAAGAATATTTACATCTACATCAAACTTCTTCGTAATCTTTGAAATAAGTGGTTCCCCTGCACTGTTCTCTGTAAAAGAGAGGTTTAATACTTTTCCTTTTAAATATTGCTTAGGTAAATATTGATCGTGATCTACAAAATGTTTTGTCACAGAGTTACCAGGCTTTGAAAAAATATCAATAGTAGAACCTTCCTCTACAATGTATCCACCTTCAAGGATGGCTACTCGGTTGCAAATTTCTTTAATCACTTCCATCTCGTGGGTGATGATAACAATGGTTAATCCAAACTCTTTGTTGATATTCTTAAGAAGATTTAAAATTTGTTTTGTGGTTTTTGGATCAAGTGCTGATGTTGCTTCGTCACAAAGGAGTACATCAGGCTCATTTGCTAAAGACCTGGCAATACCCACTCTTTGTTTTTGACCGCCACTTAGCTGAGAGGGATAAACGTGAGCTTTATCAGATAACTCTACAAGCTCAAGTAAACTATTTACTTTTTCCTTAATAACCTTCTCAGGTGTTTTCATGAGTCTCAATGGAAATGCAATATTTTCAAAGACGGTTTTACTATGCAATAGATTAAAGTTTTGAAAAATCATTCCCATTTTTTTTCTTGCATTTCTTAGTTCATTACTTTTTAAAGTTACTAAGTTTATGTTCTTTACAAAAATATCACCGCTTGTAGGCTCTTCCAATCTATTGATGCAGCGAATAAGAGAGGATTTTCCTGCACCACTAAGACCAATAATGCCATAAATATCTCCTTGACCGATACTTAAGGAGATATCCTTAAGAGCCGTTACTTTGTTTCTTCCTTTTGTATAAACCTTTGATAAATTTTTAATTCTTATCATTGCTTCACCCCTTTAAAACTGTATAGTGCTAAAATGAATAGATAATAAAATAACCCCCGTGAATAAAAGAGGGTTTAAAAAAACCTCTTTCATTGAGAAAGAGGCATATAGAACAATGTCTTCTTTCTCTCATCTGCCGATACAAATGTATCGCAGGAATTGGCACCGCTGCATAAATATATGCCGGTTGCCGGGTTTCATAGGGCCAGTCCCTCCACCTCTCTGGATAAGAGATATCCGTTTATTTAATTTTTCTTTGATTAATATTGAGTATAATCATTTTTTAGAATTGTGTCAATACTTTTTCGAAAAAAATTATATTTCAATAAAAAGGAGATAATAAATAAATATAGAATATTATTTAGATAAAGGGAAAAGGTGGTGACGT is part of the Crassaminicella profunda genome and encodes:
- a CDS encoding methionine ABC transporter permease — encoded protein: MNHWIELLTPSLLETLYMVFVSVFFTILFGLPLGVILVVTDKNHILPNPWLNGVLSYIINISRSLPFIILMIFIIPFTRLVVGTTIGTTAAIVPLVIAATPFFARVVETSIREVDWGVVEASISMGATPSQIIFKVLIPEAMPSLILGITITIINILGYSAMAGVVGGGGLGDLAVRYGYHRFQTDVMIMTVILLIILVQIIQTAGNRFSQNINKK
- a CDS encoding methionine ABC transporter ATP-binding protein, whose translation is MIRIKNLSKVYTKGRNKVTALKDISLSIGQGDIYGIIGLSGAGKSSLIRCINRLEEPTSGDIFVKNINLVTLKSNELRNARKKMGMIFQNFNLLHSKTVFENIAFPLRLMKTPEKVIKEKVNSLLELVELSDKAHVYPSQLSGGQKQRVGIARSLANEPDVLLCDEATSALDPKTTKQILNLLKNINKEFGLTIVIITHEMEVIKEICNRVAILEGGYIVEEGSTIDIFSKPGNSVTKHFVDHDQYLPKQYLKGKVLNLSFTENSAGEPLISKITKKFDVDVNILSGKIEYIQEKPIGKLTIQLNVDCHQLLDILSFLEENHVKAEVLKQ
- a CDS encoding MetQ/NlpA family ABC transporter substrate-binding protein codes for the protein MKKNILKVFVCLLTLSLLFTGCAKKEEPTTAEPKENEAVTLTIGATPVPHTEILEFIKPKLEKEGIQLEIKEFTDYVTPNLALAEKEIDANFFQHLPYLETFNKERGLDLVSAVNVHVEPLGLYSKKIKSLDALENGSTITIPNDPTNGGRALILLDTKGIIKLKEDAGLEATEKDIDKNPKNLVFKPIDAAQLPRTLDDVDASVINTNFALEGGLNPKEDALLIEGSESPYANIVTVRPEDKDSEKIQKLIKILQSEDVKKFIEKKYNGAIVPAF
- a CDS encoding MSEP-CTERM sorting domain-containing protein; translation: MNKLYKPYLIFVTLTIPQIFIFILYYKIFGLIHSELNESNIGYWKFLSLYLGAACFIFTLWNINNWIKKKEIQPLCAILIFSVYTIFLSVYSYKYTEIIPSNIPAYMFLGIRPGMTVLTLIMPGLIHSMLMMVHFTVEKMKIGSNSKDFYRMIGIPALSYLSMYILWGANNSIKKMMPILFIVSIIGFFFFFIRIIYRILKRKSNLWQKNLAFLNLVASVIGLAVNQGLGNIFGDFSHVGFYLFAVITGGLMLIPDRDNKRMRLVLWGLKSITFVFTFYFFLVFLPLLPFSLIGMIFLGFGILMLTPLVLMFLHVQSLWSDYQYLKGVYPRNVLITLLCIGILTIPVFTMVTIKNDKENLDKALTFTYERSYEDDHEANIDPAGVKRALKNIKYIKGNKREKMDLFTTDIPYFTALYHEYVLDGLSISSRKIMKLEKVFLGKSDIHLGNKRQVENSNENVFIKDIYTKTVYDKEEKVLKSWINLEIENKGRDQEEYDTLFKLPKGSYISNYYLYVGTEKKYGLIADKRAANWIYENTKKIRRDPGILTDIGNNHMEFKIFPFNRGEVRKTGIEIIHKGPITFNIDGHNIDLKDDYINSLKKEEILINQEIAYIPKEVKKKLEKTTREQKYYFVLDYSEGNENKINDYIKRVKDYIKKHHIEEDVKEIVAINFEEKRIPYDKQWEKDLKYVDVKGGFFLEYTVKRIIYENYIKNSSERPVIIVVTDDLDKAVDGEHMDDFSFACPEGVYYYHLDRNNNVEGYIDTNRKEKVINEVEKIPVFIWENEKGKTFYLSDTRNDSIVLLDAGLEMNMEMMKNFKWENGLVLQGLYMSYVLHPEKYYEKSLSIVKNSIMSQVMSPMTSFIVLENEAQEKVMLEKQKQILARKKPVHIGDMTEMDEPSLWMMLLIMIGIFLFREKKRKMKKIR
- a CDS encoding carbohydrate kinase, giving the protein MTLREKEILDLIKKHPFISQQQLAENLGITRSSVAVHITNLMKKGYILGKGYIVKEESYVAVIGGTNVDIQGFTHSPLNLHDSNPGKVKMSLGGVGRNIAENLVHLGVDTKLISAVGDDLYGNKILEECKLSGIHTEHILSLKNTPSSTYLSVLDENGDMKVAISAMDIFDKITIDFIREKSHIIKNAQLVVVDTNIPEEVLHYLVTNFKEVDFFIDPVSTTKAKKIKGFIGSFHTIKPNKLEAEILSGIKIHTKEDLKKASNYFLNAGVKNIFISLGKDGVYCRNKNTSILLSTPQIKAINATGAGDAFMAGLVFSHLNDFSLERSAKFSSLASIIALSHERTINPTLSIENIQKLSKEMNLCLNNI
- the xrtK gene encoding exosortase K — its product is MNLLAYGIALFMAIYIKFIFRYGNFQYVLYILKPVTKVVELFLGVSFQYYEGIGFINNDLKMHISRGCSGANFFIMVFLMISFSFISKIQNKNKLPALLIFFTVSYVITIIANASRIIGASLMMHIITFNIKYERLIHQSIGVIFYFIILIITYYLFSKMIDKGEKTHE
- a CDS encoding pseudouridine-5'-phosphate glycosidase, with the protein product MFKQYLDIHPEVKSALEEGKPVVALESTIISHGMPYPENIKTARAVEEIVRENGAIPATIGILNGRLKVGLNDEELEYMGKGDDILKTSRRDLPFIIAKGLNGATTVASTMIIASLAGIKIFVTGGIGGVHREAQETFDISADLMELATTNVAVICAGAKSILDIGLTLEYLETHGVPVVGFGTEEFPAFFTRKSGFGVDYKVDSELELAKALKAKWDLNLKGGVVIGNPIPKEYEMDYKTITTAIEDALKEAKEKDIKGKETTPFLLSKIKAITGGKSLASNIQLVYNNAKVGSKLAVELSKLSKK